The Oryzias melastigma strain HK-1 unplaced genomic scaffold, ASM292280v2 sc00816, whole genome shotgun sequence genome includes the window NNNNNNNNNNNNNNNNNNNNNNNNNNNNNNNNNNNNNNNNNNNNNNNNNNNNNNNNNNNNNNNNNNNNNNNNNNNNNNNNNNNNNNNNNNNNNNNNNNNNNNNNNNNNNNNNNNNNNNNNNNNNNNNNNNNNNNNNNNNNNNNNNNNNNNNNNNNNNNNNNNNNNNNNNNNNNNNNNNNNNNNNNNNNNNNNNNNNNNNNNNNNNNNNNNNNNNNNNNNNNNNNNNNNNNNNNNNNNNNNNNNNNNNNNNNNNNNNNNNNNNNNNNNNNNNNNNNNNNNNNNNNNNNNNNNNNNNNNNNNNNNNNNNNNNNNNNNNNNNNNNNNNNNNNNNNNNNNNNNNNNNNNNNNNNNNNNNNNNNNNNNNNNNNNNNNNNNNNNNNNNNNNNNNNNNNNNNNNNNNNNNNNNNNNNNNNNNNNNNNNNNNNNNNNNNNNNNNNNNNNNNNNNNNNNNNNNNNNNNNNNNNNNNNNNNNNNNNNNNNNNNNNNNNNNNNNNNNNNNNNNNNNNNNNNNNNNNNNNNNNNNNNNNNNNNNNNNNNNNNNNNNNNNNNNNNNNNNNNNNNNNNNNNNNNNtttttgcaacccagtggtacttcctatatggaacacggaagtaggggggcttgctctgtccagttattcttatacagtctatggtccaAATTCAGCCTGTTGTGGAGCATCTGTTCAGAATGCAGCTTTTTAGAAGTCAGTTCTCAGCTTTGCCCTGTAGGAGGCGCTGCTGGACTGATTTTCATCTTTGGGTTGGGTTGGAAGGTTGGAGTCCTCTCTGCTCAGAATCACTTTTTCCTCCTAAAAACTCAAACCTAAAGGAAATGTTGGACTGAGATGGAAGTTTCTGGAAAAGGGAATTCTGTCTGGGAAAAGTCCCAGAGTCCTTGATGACGTGTGCTTCTGCAGATGCAGTTTTTCTTCTAGTTCTGCTCTTCACTTCAGACTTTGTGCTGCTGGAtcaggaggaagacgaggagctGAAGAGGAGCAGGAATGATGGGAGAGGGACTTTCATTCAGGCTGAATCAAACATTCATGGAGAAAATGGCTCCTTCAAGAAATAAATAGATGTTTCATGAAGAGGAAAATTCTTGAAAGTCTACCAGGCAACAACTGGAGTTTGGATGAGGAGAAAAATGAATGTTCAGATTTAGAAAGACAGTTCCTGCTCCATCCAGACTCTCAGCGCCATTTAGAAACTTGATccactttcaaatgtttttcacaataaaatacaatcattttATTATCAAAGGTAACAACTGACAACTACGAATATGTTTGTTCTTTCTTATTTAAGGAAAACGAACAAGCAAAGCATAAAACTGTTCTCTTAAACTCATTGTAAAGGACCGACATTATGTAAACTTCTGTTAAACACCGGAAGTTGTGTTTCGTTTCCGGGAGCTTGACATGCGCAGTTCTTTAGAAACTGGAGCGTCTTCTCATATAAGTTCAGTTAGTTTTCAGAGCTTAATTTCAATGTCTGTTTTCTCTTGTGAtctttaaacatgtaaacattgtgcATTTTATTTCAAGTAGATTGAATTATATCTTCCACATTTATATGCAATTTAGTTCGGTcggcccctccccctccccgaGTAAAGCAGGTGGGAGCAACATAGAGGGAAACCCTGCAGTTAGCACCCTTGGCAAGCGAAGCGAGGTgcattatattattttatgttgtaTATTTTATATGCAAATGGATGACTGTTCCTTATATCTTActaatttgtcttattttgctGTAGTTTTCACCgtgccaaacaaaataaaactactgcACCCGTCAGAAGCTCTCTTCTGTTCCTTTGAGACCAAGGCTGCTACAGTGAAAACTCGTTTTGCATCTTAGGAGTTCGGTATGGGTCAATCTTTGGAAGACGGAGACGATTACCTCAGAGAACTCTGATTCACACTCCAGAACATCCTCAAGATCTAGCAAACGtgcagatgctgaagctgacctCGCGGCTAAACTTAAGCAGGCAAGGGCGGTGCAACAAATGCATGAACATCAAATAAAACGAAATAGATTGGAGGGTGAACTGAAACTCAAGGAAGCACAAATGCTAGCAGAAATGAAACTTAAACTACAGgaggagaaaacaaagatggagcTGCTGCAAGCCGAAAGTGAAATTAAAGTAGCAGCTGCACGAGTTAGAGCCTATGACGCTTATGATGCCTTTGACAATCTTAACCCTGAATCACACCACGGACTACAACACGACAGTCAAAATGACCTCTTCCAAAATACACTGAATCCACAAGCCACTCCCTTTCAACCTCAGCACAAACCCTGTGAGGTAACAAGTATCACAGAGGAGACTAACTTCACACAAGGACTTGCAAGCTTGCTCATCTTAAGCCGTCTGCCTGTGTCTGAACCCATAGTGTTTACTGGAGATCCCTTAAGGTTTGTAGATTGGAACATCTCTTTCATGACATTGATCGGCTCCAAGTCATTTCCTGcatgtgaaaaaatgttgtacCTTAAGAGATATCTTGCAGGTGAAGCACGCCAGGCAGTGGAAGGGTTCTTTTATAGAAACTCAGAAGATGCATATCAGGGAGCCTGGGATCTTTTACAAGAAAGATATGGAAATCAGTTTGTTGTGCCGAGAGCTTCCAGGGACAAATTAAGGAAATGGCCAAAAATACCAGCAAACGACCCAGTAGCACTCAGGGACTTTGCAGACTTCCTTCAGGGTTGCGTTGAAGTCCTTCCTCACGTCAAAGGTCTCTCCATACTTAACAACTGTGAAGAAAATCCTAAACTTCTCAAAAAATGACCTGACTGGATTGCGCACAGTTGCAGTCTGCTTTACGAACTTTCTCCAAAAGGaagccaaaatagcttgcaATCCCATTGTATCTCCCCTTCTACTAAAACCAAGATCTTCAGATGAAAGACCTTCCAAGCAAcccaaaacattcagcacaaCTGCTCAAAGAAAACTGTTCACACCTGGCACATCAGAAACtccagtaaaattaaaaatcccTTGCTTAGTGTGTGACGAGGAAACACATGGTGTTGCTAAGTGCCCAATACTTGCAGCAAAGCCTACTGATGAAAAAAAGgctattatttttcaaaatcatttgtgttttggGTGCTTAAGGAAAGGACACATCACTAAAGACTGCAAGGGGAGACACACATGTAGCACATGTGCTCGACGTCATCCATTGTGCCTACACATACATGGGAACAAGGAACCTGTTGACCCTCAAAGTGATGATGGGTGATTGTTCATTATATCTTActaatttatcttattttgctGTAGTTTTCACGGTGCCAAACTACTGCACCCATCAGAATCTCTCTTCATTTCTAAATTGaccagatggctcaataagcgtttgtgggtctgacgtcgaacgtctggggagtttgattgacatatggcgggtagccaatgggagcagacttcatcaatgggtccgtgaagaccttttaacacctactttacaattcaacaatgtaccaatcattgtcctactgttgttttcctcaatggaatgtaccgatgcagcagtttaaaacaacaagaggagcatgctgtcgacatttttagatgaggatttactctgtagaaatagatttcactttgaggttatgtgctttggacttttttgtttgattaacgttcgtttttcttgttttcactgttttgattgtagcttataaattaaaAGTTGGgtcctggtcgtattttcaaacagaaaaaaaatccagctgttcacttgttaggatggttatttattttaaataccgctgaacgcgcttctcacgtacatctgatcagactgtaacgtggcagcgcatgtgaagtgacaagctgctgctgctgcgcaaggggaggaggggggaggtTGTTCTGCAGCGGAATCACCCacatgctccttttatctcgacaaaaatgaataaatgtaagtaaatccaaaaggaccgctgacagaatcaaatgttgggatagttctccctcaaaggcttcaacaatgacttgtacaattctcccgagccgccgttattaaagtaaaagctgtttacatccgcggtcggtctcgtggtagaggcgcaGAAAGAGGCGttcggttgcaataaactcactcctgattggtgacagtacctCCTGTAGNctgctgaacgcgcttctcacgtgcatctgatcagactgtaacgtggccgcGCACGTGAAGAGACGAGCTGctccagcggcgtcacccaaatgctcctttcaTCTCaactaaaaggaataaatgtaagtaaatcccaaaggaccgctgacagaatcaaatgttggaatggttctccctcaaaggcttcaacaatgacttgtacgattctcccGTTATtgaagtagaagctgtttacatccgcggtctcgtggtcgaggcgtggaaagaggcagacggttgcaataaactcactcctgattggcgacagtacttcctgtagattccatgactcagctatgactcagaccaatcgctgaagattggttgcaaatggcggtatccgtttcaggaattgacggtgaaagcggcggtctactttcgcgaggagaggaagtaatgcatttccaatgggggacctcagtgctcgctcagtccattgtttttacagtctatggtacaGAACCCACATCTTtctccatttcttctcctcttttctctaaatttgttttgtcttttctttaaatttgtgtaacCCTTttgctctccttggcttgtttacattcaaagtggggtcatctggaccccaaagatagtGGAAgggttttaaagggttttttgtAAAACAACCCTTAGCAGTCTCCATGTTTAAGCAGCAAAACCAGAAAGACAACTTTATCATTCATTCGTCTTcctgtccgctttgtcccttttgggctcgcggggtgctggaacctaacccagctactgatgggtgaaggcggggttcacctggacaggtcgccagtctgtcacaacTTCAATCCTTCATTTATTTCACAGGTTTAaagataaaattgttttatgtcTAACTTTTAGGTAAAGAAAATATCatgaatgacagaaaaaattTGGAAAACGTTAGGTTGTGAAGATCTAGAAAGCAACAGTTGGAATGTGTCACCTCCTTGACCGTCTGCTCTGCAGCCGTGAACCCATGTCTTCGGCCTGTCTGCCACGCCGACGCCTCCTGCATTCACACTGGTCCAAACCAGCACCTGTGCGCCTGCAACCAGGGCTACAGCGGTGACGGGCGCGTCTGCATGCCGGTTAATCCCTGCCAGACCCAAAATGGAGGCTGCGCCCCTGAATCTACCAGCTGTGTCTACACTGGGCCAGGAAAGGTAGGGGTCACTTGGGTCAGGATCCAGTCTATCAGTCCTGATGAGGACCATCATTACAGTGATGAAGGAGGCCAGGGTAAAGGTCTGTGTGAACCATCTCGTCTTCTTTCTTCAGTCTCGCTGCGATTGTCTTCCTGGCTTTGAAAGACGGTCCGGTGAGGGCTGCACCCTCAAAGACGCCTGCAAGCCTGCTTCCTGCCACAAGAACGCCAACTGCAGCACTGTGGNNNNNNNNNNNNNNNNNNNNNNNNNNNNNNNNNNNNNNNNNNNNNNNNNNNNNNNNNNNNNNNNNNNNNNNNNNNNNNNNNNNNNNNNNNNNNNNNNNNNNNNNNNNNNNNNNNNNNNNNNNNNNNNNNNNNNNNNNNNNNNNNNNNNNNNNNNNNNNNNNNNNNNNNNNNNNNNNNNNNNNNNNNNNNNNNNNNNNNNNNNNNNNNNNNNNNNNNNNNNNNNNNNNNNNNNNNNNNNNNNNNNNNNNNNNNNNNNNNNNNNNNNNNNNNNNNNNNNNNNNNNNNNNNNNNNNNNNNNNNNNNNNNNNNNNNNNNNNNNNNNNNNNNNNNNNNNNNNNNNNNNNNNNNNNNNNNNNNNNNNNNNNNNNNNNNNNNNNNNNNNNNNNNNNNNNNNNNNNNNNNNNNNNNNNNNNNNNNNNNNNNNNNNNNNNNNNNNNNNNNNNNNNNNNNNNNNNNNNNNNNNNNNNNNNNNNNNNNNNNNNNNNNNNNNNNNNNNNNNNNNNNNNNNNNNNNNNNNNNNNNNNNNNNNNNNNNNNNNNNNNNNNNNNNNNNNNNNNNNNNNNNNNNNNNNNNNNNNNNNNNNNNNNNNNNNNNNNNNNNNNNNNNNNNNNNNNNNNNNNNNNNNNNNNNNNNNNNNNNNNNNNNNNNNNNNNNNNNNNNNNNNNNNNNNNNNNNNNNNNNNNNNNNNNNNNNNNNNNNNNNNNNNNNNNNNNNNNNNNNNNNNNNNNNNNNNNNNNNNNNNNNNNNNNNNNNNNNNNNNNNNNNNNNNNNNNNNNNNNNNNNNNNNNNNNNNNNNNNNNNNNNNNNNNNNNNNNNNNNNNNNNNNNNNNNNNNNNNNNNNNNNNNNNNNNNNNNNNNNNNNNNNNNNNNNNNNNNNNNNNNNNNNNNNNNNNNNNNNNNNNNNNNNNNNNNNNNNNNNNNNNNNNNNNNNNNNNNNNNNNNNNNNNNNNNNNNNNNNNNNNNNNNNNNNNNNNNNNNNNNNNNNNNNNNNNNNNNNNNNNNNNNNNNNNNNNNNNNNNNNNNNNNNNNNNNNNNNNNNNNNNNNNNNNNNNNNNNNNNNNNNNNNNNNNNNNNNNNNNNNNNNNNNNNNNNNNNNNNNNNNNNNNNNNNNNNNNNNNNNNNNNNNNNNNNNNNNNNNNNNNNNNNNNNNNNNNNNNNNNNNNNNNNNNNNNNNNNNNNNNNNNNNNNNNNNNNNNNNNNNNNNNNNNNNNNNNNNNNNNNNNNNNNNNNNNNNNNNNNNNNNNNNNNNNNNNNNNNNNNNNNNNNNNNNNNNNNNNNNNNNNNNNNNNNNNNNNNNNNNNNNNNNNNNNNNNNNNNNNNNNNNNNNNNNNNNNNNNNNNNNNNNNNNNNNNNNNNNNNNNNNNNNNNNNNNNNNNNNNNNNNNNNNNNNNNNNNNNNNNNNNNNNNNNNNNNNNNNNNNNNNNNNNNNNNNNNNNNNNNNNNNNNNNNNNNNNNNNNNNNNNNNNNNNNNNNNNNNNNNNNNNNNNNNNNNNNNNNNNNNNNNNNNNNNNNNNNNNNNNNNNNNNNNNNNNNNNNNNNNNNNNNNNNNNNNNNNNNNNNNNNNNNNNNNNNNNNNNNNNNNNNNNNNNNNNNNNNNNNNNNNNNNNNNNNNNNNNNNNNNNNNNNNNNNNNNNNNNNNNNNNNNNNNNNNNNNNNNNNNNNNNNNNNNNNNNNNNNNNNNNNNNNNNNNNNNNNNNNNNNNNNNNNNNNNNNNNNNNNNNNNNNNNNNNNNNNNNNNNNNNNNNNNNNNNNNNNNNNNNNNNNNNNNNNNNNNNNNNNNNNNNNNNNNNNNNNNNNNNNNNNNNNNNNNNNNNNNNNNNNNNNNNNNNNNNNNNNNNNNNNNNNNNNNNNNNNNNNNNNNNNNNNNNNNNNNNNNNNNNNNNNNNNNNNNNNNNNNNNNNNNNNNNNNNNNNNNNNNNNNNNNNNNNNNNNNNNNNNNNNNNNNNNNNNNNNNNNNNNNNNNNNNNNNNNNNNNNNNNNNNNNNNNNNNNNNNNNNNNNNNNNNNNNNNNNNNNNNNNNNNNNNNNNNNNNNNNNNNNNNNNNNNNNNNNNNNNNNNNNNNNNNNNNNNNNNNNNNNNNNNNNNNNNNNNNNNNNNNNNNNNNNNNNNNNNNNNNNNNNNNNNNNNNNNNNNNNNNNNNNNNNNNNNNNNNNNNNNNNNNNNNNNNNNNNNNNNNNNNNNNNNNNNNNNNNNNNNNNNNNNNNNNNNNNNNNNNNNNNNNNNNNNNNNNNNNNNNNNNNNNNNNNNNNNNNNNNNNNNNNNNNNNNNNNNNNNNNNNNNNNNNNNNNNNNNNNNNNNNNNNNNNNNNNNNNNNNNNNNNNNNNNNNNNNNNNNNNNNNNNNNNNNNNNNNNNNNNNNNNNNNNNNNNNNNNNNNNNNNNNNNNNNNNNNNNNNNNNNNNNNNNNNNNNNNNNNNNNNNNNNNNNNNNNNNNNNNNNNNNNNNNNNNNNNNNNNNNNNNNNNNNNNNNNNNNNNNNNNNNNNNNNNNNNNNNNNNNNNNNNNNNNNNNNNNNNNNNNNNNNNNNNNNNNNNNNNNNNNNNNNNNNNNNNNNNNNNNNNNNNNNNNNNNNNNNNNNNNNNNNNNNNNNNNNNNNNNNNNNNNNNNNNNNNNNNNNNNNNNNNNNNNNNNNNNNNNNNNNNNNNNNNNNNNNNNNNNNNNNNNNNNNNNNNNNNNNNNNNNNNNNNNNNNNNNNNNNNNNNNNNNNNNNNNNNNNNNNNNNNNNNNNNNNNNNNNNNNNNNNNNNNNNNNNNNNNNNNNNNNNNNNNNNNNNNNNNNNNNNNNNNNNNNNNNNNNNNNNNNNNNNNNNNNNNNNNNNNNNNNNNNNNNNNNNNNNNNNNNNNNNNNNNNNNNNNNNNNNNNNNNNNNNNNNNNNNNNNNNNNNNNNNNNNNNNNNNNNNNNNNNNNNNNNNNNNNNNNNNNNNNNNNNNNNNNNNNNNNNNNNNNNNNNNNNNNNNNNNNNNNNN containing:
- the LOC112139150 gene encoding stabilin-2-like (The sequence of the model RefSeq protein was modified relative to this genomic sequence to represent the inferred CDS: added 164 bases not found in genome assembly) encodes the protein TCFSGYKGPTCDQELPECSSLSCQENSRCTEDSLTGKLECRCLPGYTKAGLQCVSVNPCLRPVCHADASCIHTGPNQHLCACNQGYSGDGRVCMPVNPCQTQNGGCAPESTSCVYTGPGKSRCDCLPGFERRSGEGCTLKDACKPASCHKNANCST